One Glutamicibacter halophytocola DNA segment encodes these proteins:
- a CDS encoding FAD-dependent monooxygenase: MQIHHRGYVSGDPRVKEAAGYGINRAAEIPDEMDVLIVGTGPAASVVTAQLSRFPSINVRAIEMRPGRLEVGQADGIQARSVETFQAFGFANEVIEEAYRNVEMCFWTPDPENPANIKRHSRAADDATGMSEFPHIYVNQSRILDYFLRDAERAPGKVTPDYGVEYLGCEIDPGAEYPVSAHIKYVAGERAGEERTVKAKYLVGGDGARSQVRRSLGHKLHGDAALHAWGVMDVMVNTDFPDIQVKCSIQSHEAGNILLIPREGGYLVRFYVDLGELTAEDAGAIRNTPVEEIVATANRIIHPYTMDVKNVAWFSVYEVAHRITDGFDDVEDHERGTRCARAFIMGDACHTHSAKAGQGMNVSIQDGFNLGWKLAAVLEGRAPDALLDTYAEERKVIAQNLIDFDKEWSTLMAKSVDDWEDPDELEKYYTKTQEFPAGFMTQYTESAITTGLEHQDLAPGFPIGKRFKSAEVIRRSDNRWRHLGHFHEADGRWRVYAFADAAAPALEGTAMADFAAWWEKDPASPRNRYTPAGVDQDAVFDAKAIYQQDYTEVELHDVPKIFQPLKVPYGLHDINQVFAAGHGRDIFRDREISKDGAIVIVRPDQYVAGIFPLDAREEISEFFAGNMLPVSGSNS; this comes from the coding sequence ATGCAGATTCACCACCGGGGATACGTCTCGGGAGATCCACGCGTCAAGGAAGCCGCCGGCTACGGGATCAACCGGGCAGCAGAAATTCCCGACGAAATGGATGTACTGATTGTCGGCACCGGACCGGCTGCCTCCGTGGTGACCGCGCAGCTCTCCCGTTTCCCCAGCATCAACGTGCGCGCCATCGAAATGCGCCCGGGCCGGCTGGAAGTTGGCCAGGCCGATGGCATCCAGGCCCGCTCGGTGGAAACCTTCCAGGCCTTCGGCTTTGCCAACGAGGTCATCGAAGAGGCCTACCGCAATGTCGAGATGTGCTTCTGGACCCCGGATCCCGAAAACCCGGCGAACATCAAGCGCCACTCGCGCGCCGCCGACGATGCCACCGGGATGAGCGAATTCCCGCATATCTACGTGAACCAGTCGCGCATCCTGGACTACTTCCTGCGCGACGCCGAACGCGCCCCGGGCAAGGTCACTCCGGACTACGGGGTGGAATACCTCGGTTGCGAGATCGACCCTGGCGCCGAATACCCGGTCTCCGCGCACATCAAGTACGTGGCCGGAGAACGCGCTGGCGAAGAACGCACCGTGAAGGCCAAATACCTGGTCGGCGGCGACGGTGCCCGCAGCCAGGTGCGCCGCTCGCTGGGCCACAAGCTGCACGGCGACGCGGCCCTGCATGCCTGGGGAGTCATGGACGTCATGGTCAACACCGACTTCCCGGACATCCAGGTCAAGTGCTCCATCCAGTCCCATGAGGCGGGCAACATCCTGCTCATCCCGCGCGAAGGCGGCTATCTGGTCCGCTTCTACGTGGACCTGGGCGAACTGACCGCGGAAGACGCCGGGGCCATCCGCAACACCCCGGTGGAAGAGATCGTGGCCACCGCCAATCGCATCATCCACCCTTACACCATGGACGTGAAGAACGTCGCCTGGTTCTCGGTCTACGAGGTCGCCCACCGCATCACCGACGGCTTCGACGATGTGGAAGACCACGAGCGCGGCACCCGCTGCGCCCGGGCTTTCATCATGGGCGACGCCTGCCACACCCACTCGGCCAAGGCCGGCCAGGGCATGAACGTGTCCATCCAGGACGGCTTTAACCTCGGCTGGAAGCTGGCCGCCGTGCTCGAAGGCCGCGCCCCGGACGCGCTGCTGGATACCTACGCCGAGGAGCGCAAGGTCATCGCACAGAACCTCATCGACTTCGACAAGGAATGGTCGACCCTGATGGCCAAGTCCGTAGATGACTGGGAAGACCCGGACGAACTGGAGAAGTACTACACCAAGACCCAGGAATTCCCTGCCGGCTTCATGACCCAGTACACCGAATCGGCCATCACCACCGGGCTGGAGCACCAGGACCTGGCACCCGGCTTCCCGATAGGCAAGCGCTTCAAATCGGCCGAAGTGATCCGTCGTTCCGATAACCGCTGGCGCCATCTGGGCCACTTCCATGAGGCCGATGGACGGTGGCGGGTCTACGCCTTCGCCGATGCTGCAGCTCCTGCCTTGGAAGGCACCGCCATGGCCGACTTCGCGGCCTGGTGGGAAAAGGATCCAGCGTCCCCGCGCAACCGCTACACTCCAGCCGGGGTGGATCAGGATGCGGTCTTTGATGCCAAGGCCATCTACCAGCAGGACTACACCGAGGTAGAGCTGCACGACGTGCCGAAGATCTTCCAGCCGCTGAAGGTCCCCTACGGACTGCACGATATCAACCAGGTTTTCGCTGCCGGCCACGGACGCGATATCTTCCGCGACCGCGAGATCAGCAAGGACGGCGCCATCGTAATTGTCCGACCGGACCAGTATGTTGCTGGCATCTTCCCGCTGGATGCTCGTGAGGAAATCAGCGAGTTCTTCGCCGGGAATATGCTGCCGGTAAGCGGTAGCAATTCCTGA
- a CDS encoding PspA/IM30 family protein: MAQKRSIWARIFGIGKANANAALDALEDPKKMLDQTVRDYTNNIAQAEQAVAQTIGNLRMAEDDLAKLSQEATEWGTKAVAASNKADEYAAAGDASNQQKFNQLATVAIQRQMSAEKKAASLQSTVTSQREVVDKLKTGLNSMQSKRQELVAKRDELVARARNAKTQTQMMDTMKALDFSDPSSEISRFEQKIRQDEAKVRGAQELASSSLDAQFAQLEDLGAASEVDARLAALKSSNNPEDVIEQAPAGPELEAAAPDLSEVEARLAALKNKQA; this comes from the coding sequence ATGGCACAGAAACGCTCAATTTGGGCTCGAATTTTCGGTATCGGCAAGGCCAACGCCAACGCGGCACTGGACGCCCTCGAGGATCCAAAGAAGATGCTGGACCAGACGGTCCGCGATTACACCAACAACATTGCCCAGGCTGAGCAGGCTGTTGCCCAGACCATCGGCAATCTGCGGATGGCCGAGGACGACCTGGCCAAGCTGAGCCAGGAAGCCACCGAATGGGGCACCAAGGCTGTGGCTGCCTCGAACAAGGCGGACGAATATGCCGCTGCCGGGGACGCTTCCAACCAGCAGAAATTCAACCAGCTGGCCACCGTCGCCATCCAGCGCCAGATGTCGGCGGAGAAGAAAGCTGCCTCGCTGCAGTCCACCGTCACCAGCCAGCGCGAAGTGGTCGACAAGCTCAAGACCGGCTTGAATTCCATGCAGTCCAAGCGCCAAGAGCTGGTAGCCAAGCGCGATGAGCTGGTGGCTCGTGCCCGCAATGCCAAGACCCAGACGCAGATGATGGACACCATGAAGGCCTTGGACTTCAGCGATCCATCCAGCGAGATCAGCCGTTTTGAGCAGAAGATCCGCCAGGACGAGGCCAAGGTCCGAGGCGCCCAGGAACTGGCTTCCTCATCGCTTGATGCGCAGTTCGCCCAGCTTGAGGATCTGGGGGCTGCCTCCGAGGTTGACGCCCGGTTGGCGGCCTTGAAGTCCAGCAACAATCCGGAAGACGTCATCGAGCAGGCACCAGCCGGCCCAGAGCTGGAAGCCGCAGCACCTGATCTTTCCGAGGTTGAGGCACGGTTGGCCGCGCTGAAGAACAAGCAGGCCTAG
- a CDS encoding AAA family ATPase: protein MNAFFDSLPVRRIAEHPKAPMDRTDWAAQIPAVRQVLDEGLELGQLTVLVGENGAGKSTLVEGIAGAFGLNPEGGTRNSMHQTQMTESGLSSHLQLERGAGASKAGVFLRAETMHGLFAYLGSIGSRGKHNFQSHGESFIEFFTERSSVNGLWVFDEAESALSFNGCLMLLSHISDLLRSGSQVILSTHSPILVSLPQAKIYEIGQWGIRPASYDELEMVSNWRLFLDAPGRYLRHFDA, encoded by the coding sequence ATGAACGCGTTCTTTGATTCCTTGCCGGTGCGCCGTATCGCCGAGCATCCCAAAGCACCCATGGACCGCACCGATTGGGCGGCCCAGATCCCGGCGGTGCGCCAGGTCCTTGATGAAGGACTGGAACTGGGGCAGCTGACAGTGCTGGTCGGGGAAAACGGGGCCGGAAAATCAACGCTGGTTGAAGGCATCGCCGGAGCTTTCGGGCTGAATCCCGAGGGCGGAACCCGCAACTCCATGCACCAAACCCAAATGACCGAATCAGGCTTGTCATCGCACCTGCAGCTGGAACGCGGCGCTGGCGCTTCCAAGGCCGGAGTCTTCTTGCGGGCCGAAACCATGCACGGGCTCTTCGCCTATCTGGGGTCCATTGGCTCGCGCGGCAAGCACAATTTCCAAAGCCATGGCGAATCCTTCATCGAGTTCTTCACTGAACGCTCCAGCGTCAACGGCCTTTGGGTATTCGACGAAGCTGAATCAGCACTTTCCTTCAACGGCTGCCTGATGCTGCTTTCGCACATTTCCGATCTGTTGCGCAGCGGATCCCAAGTCATCCTTTCCACCCATTCGCCTATTCTTGTCTCGCTGCCGCAGGCAAAAATCTATGAAATCGGCCAGTGGGGGATTCGCCCGGCAAGTTATGACGAATTGGAAATGGTCAGCAACTGGCGCTTGTTCCTCGATGCGCCAGGGCGCTACCTGCGACACTTCGACGCCTGA